A genome region from Musa acuminata AAA Group cultivar baxijiao chromosome BXJ3-5, Cavendish_Baxijiao_AAA, whole genome shotgun sequence includes the following:
- the LOC135638213 gene encoding vacuolar iron transporter homolog 2-like, with amino-acid sequence MSSRLSSQVHANASPEVSNDPCVRISIPLQPQEPEPTRGVDGSVDYMARTQWLRAAVLGANDGLVSIASLMIGVGAVNQSAKAMLVSGLAGLVAGACSMAIGEFVSVHAQYDIEVAEMERRRRGSGSGSEEEVRGEESLPSPMLAAGASALAFALGAVLPLLAGGFIRSWSVRVGAVCAVSSLGLAGFGAAGAVLGGADIWKPALRVLGGGWLAMLVTYCVLRIFGLLFNMQVSSA; translated from the coding sequence ATGTCGTCCCGTCTTAGCTCTCAAGTTCATGCAAACGCCTCGCCGGAAGTTTCCAATGACCCATGCGTGCGGATCAGCATCCCGTTGCAACCCCAGGAGCCGGAACCGACGCGAGGCGTCGATGGATCCGTGGACTACATGGCCCGGACGCAGTGGCTCCGCGCCGCCGTCCTCGGCGCAAACGACGGCCTCGTGTCGATCGCTTCCTTGATGATCGGCGTGGGCGCGGTGAACCAGAGCGCCAAGGCCATGCTCGTGTCCGGCCTCGCCGGCCTCGTCGCGGGCGCGTGCAGCATGGCCATCGGCGAGTTCGTCTCGGTGCACGCGCAGTACGACATCGAGGTGGCCGAGATGGAGAGACGACGCcgggggagcgggagcgggagcgaggaGGAGGTCCGAGGGGAGGAGAGCCTGCCGAGTCCGATGCTGGCGGCGGGGGCGTCGGCGCTGGCGTTCGCGCTGGGGGCGGTGCTGCCGCTGTTGGCGGGCGGATTCATCAGGTCATGGAGCGTCAGAGTGGGGGCGGTCTGTGCCGTGAGCAGCCTGGGCTTGGCTGGGTTTGGTGCAGCAGGAGCAGTCTTGGGTGGTGCTGATATCTGGAAGCCTGCTCTTAGGGTTTTGGGGGGAGGATGGCTGGCCATGTTGGTCACTTACTGTGTGCTTAGAATCTTTGGGCTTCTCTTCAACATGCAGGTCTCCTCAGCTTAG
- the LOC135639207 gene encoding fructose-bisphosphate aldolase 1, chloroplastic-like translates to MASASLLKSSPIIEKSEWVKGAALRHPSASVAARSHPATSLAVRAASSYADELVKTAKTIASPGRGILAMDESNATCGKRLASIGLENTEANRQAYRTLLVTAPGLGNYVSGAILFEETLYQSTTDGRKMVDVLLTQNIVPGIKVDKGLVPLAGSNDESWCQGLDGLASRSAAYYQQGARFAKWRTVVSIPDGPSALAVKEAAWGLARYAAISQDNGLVPIVEPEILLDGDHGIERTFEVAQKVWGEVFFYLAENNVMFEGILLKPSMVTPGAECKEKATPEQVAEYTLKLLHRRIPPAVPGIMFLSGGQSEVEATLNLNAMNQGPNPWHVSFSYARALQNTCLKTWGGRPEKVKEAQEALLVRAKANSLAQLGKYTGEGESEESKQGMFVKGYTY, encoded by the exons ATGGCATCGGCCTCCCTCCTCAAGTCCTCCCCGATCATCGAGAAGTCCGAGTGGGTGAAGGGCGCTGCTCTTCGCCACCCTTCCGCATCCGTCGCCGCCCGCTCTCACCCTGCAACCTCGCTAGCAGTCCGCGCCGCCAGCTCCTACGCGGATGAGCTCGTCAAGACAGCG AAAACCATAGCCTCTCCCGGGCGTGGCATCCTGGCCATGGATGAGTCGAACGCGACGTGTGGGAAGAGGCTGGCTTCGATCGGGCTGGAGAACACCGAGGCGAACAGGCAAGCCTACCGCACCCTGCTCGTTACTGCCCCGGGCCTAGGCAACTACGTCTCCGGTGCTATCCTCTTCGAGGAGACGCTTTACCAGTCCACAACGGATGGCAGGAAGATGGTAGACGTTCTCCTCACTCAGAACATCGTTCCTGGAATCAAGGTTGACAAG GGCCTCGTACCTCTTGCTGGCTCAAACGACGAATCATGGTGCCAAGGCCTTGATGGGCTCGCTTCTCGCTCTGCGGCTTACTACCAGCAAGGTGCTCGTTTTGCCAAATG GCGTACTGTTGTGAGCATTCCCGATGGTCCCTCTGCCCTTGCGGTGAAGGAAGCCGCCTGGGGTCTTGCTCGCTATGCTGCTATTTCTCAG GACAATGGTCTCGTTCCGATCGTGGAGCCTGAAATCCTTCTCGACGGCGATCACGGGATCGAGCGGACCTTCGAGGTGGCGCAGAAAGTCTGGGGTGAGGTCTTCTTCTACCTCGCGGAGAACAATGTGATGTTCGAAGGGATCCTCCTCAAGCCCAGCATGGTGACTCCAGGAGCCGAGTGCAAGGAGAAGGCCACACCGGAGCAGGTGGCAGAGTACACCCTCAAGCTCCTTCACAGGAGGATTCCTCCCGCCGTCCCTGGAATCATG TTCCTGTCCGGCGGGCAATCGGAGGTGGAGGCGACCTTGAACCTGAACGCCATGAACCAGGGGCCGAACCCGTGGCACGTCTCGTTCTCGTACGCGAGAGCCCTGCAGAACACCTGCCTGAAGACCTGGGGAGGACGGCCGGAGAAGGTGAAGGAAGCACAGGAGGCTCTGCTGGTGCGTGCCAAGGCTAACTCCCTCGCTCAGCTGGGGAAGTACACCGGCGAAGGCGAGTCGGAGGAATCCAAGCAAGGAATGTTCGTCAAAGGCTATACCTACTGA